In one Nomascus leucogenys isolate Asia chromosome 13, Asia_NLE_v1, whole genome shotgun sequence genomic region, the following are encoded:
- the CEP250 gene encoding centrosome-associated protein CEP250 isoform X2, translating to METRSPGLNNMKPQSLQLVLEEQVLALQQQMAENQAASWWKLKNSQEAQQRQATLVRKLQAKVLQYRSWCQELEKRLEATGGPIPQRWENVEEPNLDELLVRLEEEQQRCESLAEVNTQLRLHMEKVDVVNKALREDVEKLTVDWSRARDELMRKESQWRMEQEFFKGYLKGEHGRLLGLWREVVTFRRHFLEMKSATDRDLTELKAEHVRLSGSLLTCCLRLTVGARSREPNGSGRMDGQEPAQLLLLLAKTQELEKEAHERSQELIQLKSQGDLEKAELQDRVTELSALLTQSQKENEDYEKMVKALRETVEILETNHTELMEHEASLSRNMQEEKLSLQQVIKDITQVMVEEGDNIAQGSGHENSLELDSSIFSQFDYQDPDKAVTLVRSVLTRRRQAVQDLRQQLAGCQEAVNLLQQQHDQWEEEGKALRQRLQKLTGERDTLAGQTVDLQGEVDSLSKERELLQKAREELRQQLEVLEQEAWRLRRANVELQLQGDSAQGQKEEQREELHLAVRERERLQETLMGLEAKQSESLSELITLREALESSRLEGELLRQEQTEVTAALARAEQSIAELSSSENTLKTEVADLRAAAVKLSALNEALALDKVGLNQQLLQLEEENQSVCSRMEATEQARNALQVDLAEAEKRREALWEKNAHLEAQLQKAEEAGAELQADLRDIQEEKEEIQKKLSESRHQQEAATTQLEHLHQEAKRQEEVLARAVQEKEALVREKAALEVRLQAMERDQQDLAEQLQGLSSAKELLESSLFEAQQQNSVIEVTNGQLEFQIQTVTQAKEVIQGEVRCLKLKLDTERSQAEQERDAAARQLSRAEQEGKTALEQQKAAHEEEVNRLREKWEKERSWHQQELAKALESLEREKMELEMRLKEQQTEMEAIRAQREEERTQAESALCQMQLETEKDRVSLLETLLQTQKELADASQQLERLRQDMKVQKLKEQETTGTLQNQLQEAQRELKEAAQQHRDDLAALQEESSSLLQDKMDLQKQVEDLKSQLVAQDDSQRLVEQEVQEKLRETQEYNRIQKELEREKASLTLSLMEKEQRLLVLQEADSIRQQELSALRQDMQEAQGEQKELSAQMELLRQEVKEKEADFLAQEAQLLEELEASHITEQQLRASLWAQEAKAAQLQLRLCSTESQLEALATEQQPGNQAQAQLASLYSVLQQALGSVCESGPELSGGGDSAPSLWGLEPEQNGARSLFKRGPLLTALSAEAVASALHKLHQDLWKTQQTRDVLRDQVQKLEERLTDTEAEKSQVHTELQDLQRQLSQNQEEKSKWEGKQNSLESELMELHETMASLQSRLRRAELQRMEAQGERELLQAAKDNLTAQVEHLQAAVAEARAQASAAGVLEKDLRTARSALKLKNEEVESERERAQALQEQGELKVAQGKALQENLALLTQTLAEREGEVETLRGQIQELEKQREMQKAALELLSLDLKKRNQEVDLQQEQIQELEKCRSVLEHLPMAVQEREQKLTVQREQIRELEKDRETQRNVLEHQLLELEKKDQMIESQRGQVQDLKKQLVTLECLALELEENHHKMECQQKLIEELEGQRETQRVALTHLTLDLEERSQELQAQSSQIHDLESHSTLLARELQERDQEVKSQREQMEELRRQKEHLTQDLDRRDQELMLQKERIQVLEDQRTRQTKILEEDLEQIKLSLRERGRELATQRQLMQERAEEGKGPSKAQRGSLEHMKLILRDKEKEVECQQEHIHELQELKDQLEQQLQGLHRKVGETSLLLSQREQEIVILQQQLQEAREQGELKEQSLQSQLDEAQRALAQRDQELEVLQQEQQQAQGQEESVKEKANALQGALEQAHVTLKERHGELQDHKEQARRLEEELAVEGRRVQALEEVLGDLRAESREQEKALLALQQQCAEQAQEHEVETRTLQDSWLQAQAVLKERDQELEALRAESQSSRHQEEAARAQAEALQEALGKAHAALQGKEQHLLEQAELSRSLEASTATLQAALDACQAHTRQLEEALRTREGEIHDQDLRYQEDVQQLQQALAQRDEELRHQQEQGQLLEKSLAQRVQENMIQEKQNLGQEREEEEIRGLRQSVRELQLTLAQKEQEILELRETQQRNNLEALPHSHKASPVEEQSPKLDSLEPRLQRELEWLQAALRQTEAREIEWREKAQDLALSLAQTKASVSSLQEVAMFLQASVLERDSEQQRLQDELELTRRALEKERLHSPVATSKAELGSRGEQGVQLGEVSGVEAEPSPAGMEKQSWRQRLEHLQQAVAQLEIDRSRLQRHNVQLRSTLEQVERERRKLKREAMRAAQAGSLEISKAMASSPIQQDGRGGQKNSDAKYVAELQKEVALLRAQLTLERKQKQDYIARSVQTSRELADLHHSLSHSLLAVAQAPEATVLEAETRRLDESLTQSLTSPGPVLLHPSPSTTQAASR from the exons ATGGAGACAAGAAGCCCTGGGTTGAACAACATGAAGCCCCAGTCACTGCAGCTGGTACTGGAAGAGCAGGTGCTGGCACTACAGCAGCAGATGGCAGAGAATCAGGCAGCCTCCTGGTGGAAGCTGAAGAACTCCCAGGAGGCCCAGCAGAGACAAGCAACCCTTGTGAGGAAGCTGCAGGCCAAG GTGCTGCAGTACCGGAGCTGGTGCCAAGAGCTGGAGAAGCGGCTGGAAGCCACTGGA GGACCAATCCCCCAGAGGTGGGAAAATGTGGAGGAGCCAAACCTGGACGAGCTACTGGTCCGATTGGAGGAGGAGCAACAGAG GTGTGAGAGTCTAGCAGAGGTGAACACCCAGCTTCGACTGCACATGGAAAAAGTTGACGTGGTGAATAAAGCCCTTAGGGAAGATGTGGAAAAACTGACAGTGGACTGGAGCCGGGCCCGGGATGAGCTAATGAGGAAGGAGAGCCAGTGGCGGATGGAGCAGGAG TTCTTCAAGGGCTACCTGAAAGGGGAGCACGGTCGCCTTCTCGGTCTATGGCGGGAGGTTGTGACGTTCCGACGCCACTTCCTGGAAATGAAGTCAGCTACTGACAG AGATCTGACGGAGCTAAAAGCTGAGCACGTGAGGCTTTCAGGGTCTCTGTTGACCTGTTGTCTGCGCTTGACTGTGGGAGCACGGTCTCGGGAACCCAATGGATCTGGAAGAATGGATGGGCAGGAGCCGGcccagctgctgctgctactagccaagacccaggagctggagaaggaAGCCCATGAAAGGAGCCAGGAGTTAATACAGCTGAAGAGTCAAGGGGATCTGGAGAAGGCTGAACTTCAGGACCG GGTGACCGAGCTCTCTGCTCTGTTGACCCAGTCtcagaaggaaaatgaagatTATGAAAAGATGGTAAAGGCTCTGAGAGAGACAGTGGAGATCCTG GAGACAAATCACACAGAATTAATGGAACATGAAGCATCTCTTAGTAGGAATATGCAAGAGGAGAAGTTGTCTTTACAGCAGGTGATCAAGGATATAACCCAG GTCATGGTAGAGGAAGGGGACAATATAGCCCAAGGCTCTGGTCATGAGAACTCTTTGGAATTGGACTCTAGTATCTTCTCCCAGTTTGATTACCAGGATCCAGACAAGGCTGTTACTCTGGTGCGTTCAGTGCTGACTCGGAGACGCCAGGCTGTGCAG GACCTAAGGCAGCAGCTTGCAGGCTGTCAAGAGGCTGTGAACTTGTTGCAACAGCAGCATGATCAGTGGGAGGAAGAGGGCAAAGCCCTGAGACAGCGGCTGCAAAAGCTCACTGGGGAGCGGGACACTCTGGCAGGGCAGACTGTGGACCTCCAGGGAGAGGTGGACTCTCTCAGCAA GGAGCGAGAGCTGCTGCAGAAGGCCAGGGAAGAGCTGCGGCAGCAGCTGGAGGTGCTAGAGCAGGAGGCGTGGCGCCTGCGGAGGGCAAATGTGGAGCTTCAGCTGCAGGGGGACTCTGCCCAGGGCCAGAAGGAAGAGCAGCGGGAGGAGCTGCACCTGGCTGTCCGGGAGAGGGAGCGTCT TCAGGAGACGCTGATGGGCCTGGAAGCCAAACAGTCAGAATCACTCAGTGAACTGATCACTCTTCGGGAAGCACTAGAGTCAAGTCGCCTGGAAGGGGAGTTACTGAGGCAAGAGCAAACGGAAGTGACCGCAGCGCTGGCTAGG GCAGAGCAGTCAATTGCAGAGCTGTCGAGTTCTGAAAACACCCTGAAGACAGAAGTAGCTGATCTTCGGGCTGCAGCTGTCAAGCTCAGTGCCTTAAATGAGGCTTTGGCATTAGATAAAGTTGGGCTGAACCAGCAGCTTCTCCAG TTAGAGGAGGAGAACCAGTCTGTGTGCAGCAGAATGGAGGCCACAGAGCAGGCGAGAAATGCTTTGCAGGTGGACCTGGCGGAggcagagaagaggagggaagcCCTGTGGGAAAAGAACGCTCACCTGGAGGCTCAGCTGCAGAAAgctgaggaggctggggctgagcTGCAGGCAGATCTCAGGGACAtccaagaagagaaggaagaaattcaaaagaaactaAGTGAG TCACGTCACCAGCAGGAGGCAGCCACGACTCAGCTGGAGCACCTACATCAGGAGGCAAAGCGACAGGAAGAAGTGCTTGCCAGGGCAGTCCAGGAGAAGGAGGCCCTAGTACGAGAGAAAGCGGCTCTAGAGGTGCGGCTGCAGGCCATGGAGCGTGACCAGCAGGACCTCGCTGAACAACTGCAGGGGCTCAG CTCAGCCAAGGAGCTACTGGAGAGCAGTCTGTTTGAAGCCCAGCAACAAAATTCTGTGATAGAGGTCACCAATGGGCAGCTGGAGTTCCAGATTCAAACTGTCACTCAAGCCAAGGAAGTAATCCAAG GGGAAGTGAGGTGCCTGAAGCTGAAACTGGACACTGAACGGAGCCAGGCAGAGCAGGAGCGGGATGCTGCAGCCAGACAGCTGTCCCGGGCTGAGCAAGAAGGGAAGACTGCCTTGGAGCAGCAGAAGGCAGCCCATGAGGAGGAGGTGAACCGGCTCCGGGAGAAATGG GAGAAGGAGCGCTCCTGGCACCAGCAGGAGCTGGCAAAGGCTCTGGAGAGcttagaaagggaaaaaatggagCTGGAAATGAGGCTAAAGGAGCAGCAGACAGAAATGGAGGCCATCCGGGCCCAGAGGGAAGAAGAACGGACCCAGGCAGAGAGTGCCCTATGCCAG ATGCAGCTGGAAACAGAGAAGGACAGAGTATCCCTCCTGGAGACACTGCTGCAGACCCAGAAGGAGCTAGCAGATGCCAGCCAACAACTGGAACGACTGAGGCAGGACATGAAAGTCCAGAAATTAAAGGAGCAG GAGACCACTGGGACACTACAGAACCAGCTCCAGGAGGCTCAGCGGGAGCTGAAGGAGGCAGCCCAGCAGCACAGAGATGACCTTGCTGCCCTCCAAGAAGAGAGCAGCTCCCTGCTGCAGGATAAGATGGACCTGCAGAAGCag GTGGAGGACTTGAAGTCTCAGCTGGTGGCCCAGGATGACTCCCAGAGGCTGGTGGAGCAGGAGGTTCAGGAGAAGCTGAGAGAGACCCAGGAGTATAACCGAATTCAGAAggagctggagagagagaaagccag CCTGACTCTGTCACTGATGGAAAAGGAACAGAGACTCCTTGTTTTACAAGAAGCTGACTCTATTCGACAACAAGAGCTGAGCGCCCTGCGCCAGGACATGCAGGAGGCCCAGGGAGAACAGAAAGAGCTCAGTGCCCAG ATGGAATTACTAAGGCAAGAGGTGAAGGAAAAGGAGGCTGACTTTCTGGCCCAGGAAGCACAGCTGCTGGAGGAGCTAGAGGCGTCTCATATCACGGAGCAGCAGCTGCGAGCTTCCTTGTGGgcccaggaagccaaggcagccCAACTACAGCTGCGACTGTGCAGCACAGAGAGCCAGCTAGAAGCACTGGCCACAGAGCAGCAGCCCGGGaaccaggcccaggcccagctgGCCAGCCTCTACTCTGTCCTGCAGCAGGCCCTGGGGTCTGTTTGTGAGAGCGGGCCTGAGCTGAGTGGTGGGGGAGACTCTGCTCCTTCCCTCTGGGGCCTTGAGCCAG AACAGAATGGAGCTAGGAGCCTCTTTAAGAGAGGGCCCCTGCTGACTGCTCTCTCTGCTGAGGCAGTAGCATCTGCCCTCCACAAGCTTCATCAAGACTTGTGGAAGACTCAACAGACCCGG GATGTTCTGAGGGATCAGGTCCAGAAACTGGAAGAGCGTCTAACTGATACTGAGGCTGAGAAGAGCCAGGTCCACACAGAGTTGCAGGATCTGCAGAGACAGCTCTCCCAGAATCAGGAAG AGAAATCCAAGTGGGAAGGAAAGCAGAACTCCCTAGAATCTGAGCTGATGGAACTACATGAAACTATGGCATCCTTACAGAGTCGCCTGCGGAGAGCAGAACTACAGCGAATGGAAGCCCAG GGTGAGCGAGAGTTACTTCAGGCAGCCAAGGACAATCTGACAGCCCAGGTGGAACACCTGCAAGCAGCTGTTGCAGAAGCCAGGGCTCAGGCAAGTGCTGCTGGCGTCCTGGAAAAAGACCTGAGAACGGCTCGCTCAGCATTGAAGCTGAAAAATGAGGAGGTGGAGAGTGAGCGTGAGAGAGCCCAAGCTCTGCAAGAGCAGGGCGAGCTGAAGGTGGCCCAAGGGAAGGCTCTGCAAGAGAATTTGGCCCTCCTGACCCAGACTCTagctgaaagagaaggagaggtgGAGACTCTGCGGGGACAAATCCAGGAACTGGAGAAGCAACGGGAAATGCAAAAGGCTGCTTTGGAATTGCTGTCTCTGGACCTGAAGAAGAGGAACCAAGAGGTAGATCTGCAGCAAGAACAGATTCAGGAGCTAGAGAAGTGTAGGTCTGTTTTAGAGCATCTGCCCATGGCCGTCCAGGAGCGAGAGCAGAAGCTGACTGTGCAGAGAGAGCAGATCAGAGAGCTTGAGAAGGATCGGGAGACTCAGAGGAACGTCTTAGAGCATCAGCTTCTAGAACTTGAGAAGAAAGACCAAATGATTGAGTCCCAGAGAGGACAGGTTCAGGATCTGAAAAAGCAGTTGGTTACTCTGGAATGCCTGGCCCTGGAACTGGAGGAAAACCATCACAAGATGGAGTGCCAGCAAAAACTGATTGAGGAGCTGGAGGGCCAGAGGGAAACCCAGAGAGTGGCTTTGACCCACCTTACGCTGGACCTAGAAGAAAGGAGCCAGGAGCTGCAGGCACAAAGCAGCCAGATCCATGACCTGGAGAGCCACAGCACCCTTCTGGCAAGAGAGCTGCAGGAGAGGGACCAGGAGGTGAAGTCTCAGCGAGAACAGATGGAGGAGCTGCGGAGGCAGAAAGAGCATCTGACTCAGGATCTCGACAGGAGAGACCAGGAGCTGATGCTGCAGAAGGAGAGGATTCAGGTTCTCGAGGATCAAAGGACCCGGCAGACCAAGATCCTGGAGGAGGACCTGGAACAGATCAAGCTGTCCTTGAGAGAGCGAGGCCGGGAGCTGGCCACTCAGAGGCAGCTGATGCAGGAACgggcagaggaagggaagggcCCGAGTAAAGCACAGCGCGGGAGCCTAGAGCACATGAAGCTGATTCTGCGTGATAAGGAGAAGGAGGTGGAATGTCAGCAGGAGCATATCCACGAACTCCAGGAGCTCAAGGACCAGCTGGAGCAGCAGCTCCAGGGCCTGCACAGGAAGGTAGGTGAGACCAGCCTCCTCCTGTCCCAGCGAGAGCAGGAAATAGTGATCCTGCAGCAGCAACTGCAGGAAGCCAGGGAACAAGGGGAGCTGAAGGAGCAGTCACTTCAGAGTCAACTGgatgaggcccagagagcccTAGCCCAGAGGGACCAGGAACTGGAGGTTCTGCAGCAAGAACAGCAGCAGGCCCAGGGACAGGAGGAGAGTGTGAAGGAAAAGGCAAACGCCCTCCAGGGAGCTCTGGAGCAAGCCCATGTGACACTGAAGGAGCGTCACGGAGAGCTTCAGGACCACAAAGAACAGGCACGAAGGCTCGAGGAAGAGCTGGCAGTGGAGGGACGGCGGGTCCAGGCCCTGGAGGAGGTGCTGGGAGACCTAAGGGCTGAGTCTCGGGAGCAGGAGAAAGCTCTGTTGGCCCTCCAGCAGCAGTGTGCTGAGCAGGCACAGGAGCATGAGGTGGAGACCAGGACCCTGCAGGACAGCTGGCTGCAGGCCCAGGCGGTGCTCAAGGAACGGGACCAGGAGCTGGAAGCTCTGCGGGCAGAAAGTCAGTCCTCCCGGCATCAGGAGGAGGCTGCTCGGGCCCAGGCTGAGGCTCTGCAGGAGGCCCTTGGCAAGGCTCATGCTGCCCTGCAGGGCAAAGAGCAGCATCTCCTCGAGCAGGCAGAATTGAGCCGCAGTCTGGAGGCCAGCACTGCCACCCTGCAAGCCGCCCTGGATGCCTGCCAGGCACACACTCGGCAGCTGGAGGAGGCCCTGAGGACACGAGAAGGTGAGATCCACGACCAGGATCTCCGATACCAGGAGGAcgtgcagcagctgcagcaggcaCTTGCCCAGAGGGATGAAGAGCTGAGACATCAGCAGGAACAGGGGCAGCTGCTGGAGAAGTCTCTGGCCCAGAGGGTCCAAGAGAATATGATCCAAGAGAAGCAGAATctggggcaggagagagaagaggaggagataaGGGGCCTTCGTCAGAGTGTAAGGGAGCTACAGCTGACTCTAGCCCAAAAGGAACAGGAGATTCTGGAGCTGAGGGAGACCCAGCAAAGGAACAACCTGGAAGCCTTACCCCACAGCCACAAAGCCTCCCCAGTGGAGGAACAATCTCCAAAACTTGATTCTTTAGAGCCCAGGCTGCAGCGGGAGCTGGAATGGCTACAGGCAGCCCTGAGACAGACAGAAGCCAGGGAGATTGAGTGGAGGGAGAAGGCCCAGGACTTGGCACTGTCCCTAGCGCAGACCAAGGCCAGTGTCAGCAGTCTGCAGGAGGTAGCCATGTTCCTACAAGCCTCTGTCCTGGAGCGGGACTCAGAACAGCAAAGGCTGCAG GATGAACTGGAGCTCACCAGACGGGCTCTGGAGAAGGAGCGGCTACACAGCCCAGTTGCGACCAGCAAAGCAGAACTGGGGTCCAGAGGGGAGCAGGGCGTGCAGCTAGGAGAG GTCTCAGGAGTAGAGGCTGAGCCTAGTCCTGCTGGAATGGAGAAGCAGTCATGGAGACAGAGGCTTGAACACCTGCAGCAAGCGGTGGCCCAGCTGGAGATTGACAGGAGCAGGCTGCAGCGCCACAATGTCCAGCTGCGGAGCACCTTGGAGCAG GTGGAGCGAGAACGGAGGAAGCTGAAGAGGGAGGCCATGCGTGCGGCCCAGGCAGGGTCCCTGGAGATCAGCAAGGCCATGGCTTCTTCACCCATACAGCAG GATGGGAGAGGAGGACAGAAGAACTCAGATGCCAAGTATGTGGCTGAACTGCAGAAAGAG GTGGCCCTGCTGCGAGCTCAGCTGACTTTGGAGCGGAAGCAGAAGCAGGACTACATCGCCCGCTCAGTACAGACCAGCCGTGAGCTAGCAGACCTGCACCACAGCCTCTCACACTCACTTCTTGCCGTGGCCCAGGCCCCTGAGGCCACTGTCCTGGAGGCAGAGACCCGCAGACTGGATGAGTCCCTGACTCAAAGTCTGACATCCCCAGGGCCAGTCCTGCTacaccccagccccagcactACCCAAGCCGCCTCCAGGTAG